In the Theobroma cacao cultivar B97-61/B2 chromosome 1, Criollo_cocoa_genome_V2, whole genome shotgun sequence genome, one interval contains:
- the LOC18611178 gene encoding kinesin-like protein KIN-4A isoform X1, which translates to MEAAENCSVKVAVHIRPLIGDERTQGCKESVTVTSGKPQVQIGTHSFTFDHVYGNGGSPSSSMFEECVAPLVDGLFQGYNATVLAYGQTGSGKTYTMGTATKDGCQTGLIPQVMNALFKKIETLKHQTEFQLHVSFIEILKEEVRDLLDSEPVSKSVTPNGNAVKVTVPGRPPIQIRESSNGVITLAGSTEVAVTTLQEMATCLEQGSISRATGSTNMNNQSSRSHAIFTITLEQMCKIQSVSSGNDTLDNDMGEEYLCAKLHLVDLAGSERAKRTGSDGLRLKEGIYINRGLLALGNVISALGDEKKRKEGVHVPYRDSKLTRLLQDSLGGNSKTVMIACISPADINAEESLNTLKYANRARNIQNKPVVNRDLISNEMQKMRQQLQYLQAQLCARGGPTSDMQILKERISWLEATNEDLRRELHEYRSRRAVVECCESDAQEGHSCFMKSDGHKRGFQSMDSSDYQMDEAVSDESPEEIDEVAKELEHALRRNTMDRELIELNKRLEQKESEMKLVGGADAEALKQHFRKKIMELEDEKRIVQIERDRLLVAVENRAAHSDGQMQKTQEMNVQKLKALEAQISDLKKKQENQVELLKQKQRSDEAAKRLQAEIQYIKAQKVQLQHKIKQEAEQFRQWKASREKELLQLRKEGRRNEYERHKLEALNQRQKTVLQRKTEEAAMATKRLKELLEARKSSTRDNSVNHNGHAPNGQSNEKSVRRWLDQELEVMVNVREVRFEYEKQTQVQTALTEELTLLKQVDELSSNGDIPHIVNNGQSRLLSMSPNARMERIASLEHMLSMSSNVLKAMASQLSEAEERERGLVGRGRWNQVRSINDAKNLLQHLFNATAEARCQLQEKDLEIKDLKQQLKDLTALLWQSEAQKKELVKEQKMREQAVAIALATSASQGNSRSSSKHFADDLSGPLSPMSLPAPKQLKFTPGVVNGSVRDSAAFLDQSRKMVPVGHLSMKKLTTMGQTGKLWRWKRSHHQWLLQFRWKWQKPWKLSEWIKHSDETIMRSRPRAQALIELI; encoded by the exons ATGGAAGCAGCAGAGAATTGCTCGGTGAAAGTCGCAGTTCATATTAGGCCGTTAATCGGCGACGAACGAACTCAAGGTTGTAAAGAATCTGTTACTGTTACTAGTGGAAAGCCTCAG GTGCAAATTGGGACACATTCATTTACGTTTGATCATGTTTACGGAAATGGTGGTTCTCCTTCATCTTCCATGTTCGAAGAATGCGTTGCTCCTCTTGTTGATGGTTTATTCCAAGGATACAATGCTACTGTACTTGCTTATGGTCAG ACAGGATCTGGGAAGACATATACCATGGGGACAGCCACGAAAGATGGTTGCCAAACAGGATTGATTCCTCAAGTTATGAATGCATTGTTCAAGAAAATTGAAACGTTGAAGCACCAAACAGAGTTTCAGCTGCATGTTTCCTTCATAGAG ATCCTGAAGGAAGAAGTGAGGGATTTACTGGATTCTGAACCTGTAAGCAAATCCGTTACTCCTAATGGAAATGCTGTGAAAGTTACAGTTCCAGGAAGGCCACCAATACAAATTCGTGAATCATCAAATGGAGTTATAACACTAGCTGGATCAACCGAAGTTGCAGTCACCACACTGCAAGAAATGGCTACTTGCCTGGAGCAAGGATCAATAAGTAGGGCAACGGGGAGCACAAATATGAATAACCAGTCAAG TCGATCCCATGCCATCTTCACGATCACATTAGAACAAATGTGCAAAATCCAATCAGTTTCTTCTGGTAATGACACTCTGGACAATGATATGGGTGAAGAGTATTTATGTGCAAAGCTCCATTTGGTGGATCTTGCTGGATCTGAACGAGCAAAAAGAACAGGTTCTGATGGTCTTCGGTTAAAAGAAG GTATTTATATTAATAGAGGGCTTCTTGCACTTGGCAATGTCATCAGCGCCCTTGGGGATGAGAAAAAGCGTAAAGAAGGCGTGCATGTTCCTTACCGAGATAGTAAACTGACTCGACTTTTACAG GATTCACTTGGTGGAAACAGCAAAACTGTTATGATAG CTTGTATCAGTCCAGCAGACATCAATGCAGAGGAAAGTCTTAACACTCTGAAATATGCTAATCGTGCTCGCAATATCCAGAATAAGCCTGTT GTGAATAGAGATTTAATATCCAATGAGATGCAAAAAATGCGTCAGCAGCTACAGTACTTACAAGCACAACTTTGTGCTCGTGGAGGACCTACATCAGATATGCAG ATTCTCAAAGAAAGAATTTCTTGGCTGGAGGCTACTAATGAGGATCTTCGTCGAGAACTTCATGAATACCGCAGCAGACGTGCTGTTGTAGAGTGTTGTGAAAGTGATGCTCAA GAAGGCCActcatgttttatgaaaagTGATGGACATAAGAGGGGCTTTCAGAGTATGGACTCATCTGATTATCAAATGGATGAAGCCGTGTCAG ACGAAAGTCCTGAAGAAATTGATGAAGTCGCAAAAGAGTTGGAGCATGCACTTCGGAGGAATACCATGGATAGAGAGTTGATTGAGTTAAACAAGCGCTTGGAGCAGAAAGAG TCTGAGATGAAACTTGTTGGAGGAGCTGACGCTGAAGCACTAAAACAGCACTTTCGGAAGAAAATCATGGAACTTGAGGATGAAAAAAGAATTGTGCAG ATAGAGAGAGATCGTTTGTTAGTTGCAGTTGAGAACCGTGCTGCTCATTCTGATGGACAAATGCAAAAAACTCAAGAGATGAATGTGCAGAAACTTAAAGCCCTTGAGGCACAG ATTTCTGATCTCAAGAAGAAACAGGAAAACCAGGTTGAGCTCTTAAAGCAAAAGCAAAGAAGTGATGAAGCAGCAAAACGGTTGCAAGCAGAAATACAGTACATTAAGGCACAAAAA GTTCAATTGCAGcacaaaataaaacaagagGCAGAACAATTTCGACAATGGAAGGCCTCTCGTGAGAAGGAATTGCTGCAG CTTAGAAAAGAGGGAAGGAGGAATGAATATGAAAGGCATAAACTTGAAGCATTGAATCAACGCCAAAAAACG GTTCTTCAAAGGAAAACAGAAGAAGCAGCAATGGCGACCAAAAGGCTGAAAGAGTTGTTAGAAGCACGAAAATCTTCCACACGTGACAATTCAG TTAATCACAATGGACATGCACCAAATGGACAG AGCAATGAAAAATCTGTGCGAAGGTGGCTTGATCAAGAGCTAGAGGTAATGGTGAATGTGCGTGAAGTTCGTTTTGAATATGAGAAACAGACCCAAGT GCAAACTGCTCTGACAGAGGAGTTAACTTTATTGAAACAAGTCGATGAGTTGTCTTCAAACGGTGACATTCCTCACATAGTAAACAATGGACAGTCTAG ATTGTTATCTATGTCACCAAATGCGAGAATGGAAAGAATAGCTTCCCTTGAGCACATGCTTAGCATGTCTTCAAATGTGCTCAAGGCAATGGCTTCACAATTGTCAGAGGCAGAAGAAAGGGAGCGTGGTTTGGTTGGTCGTGGGCGGTGGAATCAAGTGCGCTCAATAAATGATGCAAAGAACTTGCTTCAACACTTGTTTAATGCTACTGCAGAAGCAAG ATGCCAGTTGCAGGAGAAAGATTTGGAGATTAAGGACCTCAAACAGCAACTGAAGGATCTCACAGCCCTATTATGGCAAAGTGAGGCGCAGAAAAAAGAGCTTGTGAAGGAGCAAAAGATGAGGGAGCAAGCTGTTGCTATTGCTCTTGCTACATCAGCTTCG CAGGGGAACTCTCGCAGTTCATCAAAACACTTTGCGGATGATTTGAGCGGTCCCCTTTCACCAATGTCACTCCCAGCCCCCAAGCAACTGAAATTTACACCTGGGGTTGTTAATGGGTCTGTTAGAGACTCAGCAGCATTTCTAGATCAGTCACGAAAG ATGGTACCAGTTGGACATTTGTCAATGAAGAAATTGACAACCATGGGACAAACCGGAAAACTCTGGAGGTGGAAGAGAAGTCATCACCAGTGGTTGCTTCAATTCAGATGGAAATGGCAGAAGCCATGGAAACTCTCAGAATGGATCAAACACAGTGATGAGACAATCATGAGATCAAGGCCTCGTGCACAGGCTCTGATTGAACTGATATAA
- the LOC18611179 gene encoding probable inactive receptor kinase At5g67200 isoform X2 produces the protein MPKANSQAFLPLFFFFLFFWTCFSKPITYPRQTNLLLPSDAISILSFKSKADLDNKLLYALNERFDYCQWRGVKCAQGRVVRYILQNSGLRGIFSANSLTRLDQLRVLSLHNNSLSGNNLTGKIPVTPTLSKFNTTAFSLNPNLCGEIINKACTSRAPFFGSSSASGPLGQSAEARGGGGGGGATGGIVVLPPPSSPKKHQRTGVVLGFTIGIALIIFSVLLALALVRKQSGKKRVESKETKPTTASLEVTNSNLGNSKTQVVEEVSDRKIVIPEIQKLKKSGNLVFVAGEVEGYSLEQLMRASAELLGRGTMGTTYKAVLDGKLILTVKRLDAGKTAVTSGEVFERHMDAVGGLRHPNLVPIRAYFQAKGERLVIYDYQPNGSVFNLVHGSRSTRAKPLHWTSCLKIAEDVAQGLAYIHQASRLVHGNLKSSNVLLGTEFEACLTDYCLAVLADSSSTEDPDSAAYKAPEIRKSSRRLTPKTDVYAFGVFLLELLTGKHPSQHPVLVPHDMLEWVRTMREDDGEEYNRLGMLTEVASVCSLTSLEQRPAMWQVLKMIQEIKESAMMEDSASFGYSLQ, from the exons ATGCCCAAAGCCAACTCCCAAGCTTTCCttcctctcttcttcttcttcttgttcttttggACCTGCTTTTCTAAGCCTATTACTTACCCTCGGCAAACCAACTTACTCCTCCCATCCGACGCCATTTCGATCCTCTCCTTTAAATCAAAGGCCGACCTCGACAACAAACTCCTTTACGCGCTCAACGAGCGCTTCGACTACTGCCAATGGCGAGGCGTCAAATGTGCTCAAGGCCGTGTCGTCCGCTACATCCTCCAGAATTCCGGCTTACGTGGCATATTTTCGGCTAACTCCCTCACGCGCCTCGACCAGCTCCGTGTCCTCAGTCTGCACAACAACTCGCTGTCTG GCAACAATCTCACCGGAAAAATACCGGTCACGCCGACTTTATCCAAGTTTAATACGACGGCTTTCTCGTTGAACCCTAATTTATGTGGGGAGATCATCAACAAAGCCTGCACTTCACGTGCTCCTTTTTTCGGTTCTTCTTCAGCGTCGGGTCCGCTAGGGCAAAGCGCGGAGGCTCGGGGGGGCGGCGGCGGCGGCGGCGCCACCGGAGGGATTGTAGTTCTACCTCCTCCGTCTTCACCTAAGAAGCACCAGAGAACTGGGGTGGTCTTGGGGTTTACTATCGGCATTGCTTTGATAATATTTTCAGTTTTATTAGCTTTAGCTTTGGTCAGAAAACAAAGCGGTAAAAAGAGAGTAGAgtcaaaagaaacaaagccAACAACAGCTTCATTAGAAGTAACGAACTCAAACCTAGGAAACTCAAAAACCCAAGTAGTTGAAGAAGTTTCGGATAGAAAAATAGTGATACCCGAAATTcaaaagctgaaaaagagTGGGAATTTAGTGTTTGTTGCGGGAGAAGTTGAAGGTTACAGTTTGGAACAATTAATGAGAGCTTCAGCTGAGTTATTAGGGAGGGGTACAATGGGGACCACGTATAAGGCGGTGCTCGACGGGAAGTTGATTTTGACCGTGAAGAGATTGGATGCTGGCAAAACGGCGGTAACCAGCGGTGAAGTTTTTGAGCGGCATATGGATGCTGTTGGAGGGCTTAGACATCCCAATTTGGTGCCGATCAGAGCATATTTCCAAGCCAAAGGAGAAAGGCTTGTAATCTATGATTATCAACCCAATGGAAGCGTTTTCAACCTCGTTCATG GTTCGAGATCAACAAGGGCAAAACCTCTTCATTGGACATCATGTTTGAAGATAGCAGAAGATGTAGCCCAGGGCCTGGCTTACATCCACCAAGCATCAAGGCTCGTCCACGGCAACTTGAAATCCTCCAACGTGCTCCTTGGGACTGAGTTCGAGGCCTGTCTCACAGACTACTGCCTTGCTGTCCTTGCAGACTCTTCTTCCACAGAAGATCCTGATTCTGCAGCCTATAAAGCTCCTGAGATTCGAAAATCCAGCCGCAGACTCACCCCCAAGACTGATGTTTATGCTTTCGGTGTATTCCTGCTGGAGCTTTTGACGGGTAAACATCCATCGCAACATCCGGTGCTCGTGCCCCATGACATGCTGGAATGGGTCAGAACAATGAGGGAAGATGATGGCGAGGAATATAACCGACTTGGAATGCTCACTGAAGTTGCTAGCGTTTGCAGCTTGACGTCGCTGGAGCAGAGGCCGGCAATGTGGCAAGTGTTGAAGATGATACAGGAGATCAAGGAGAGTGCAATGATGGAGGATAGCGCATCATTTGGGTATTCATTACAATAG
- the LOC18611179 gene encoding probable inactive receptor kinase At5g67200 isoform X1: MPKANSQAFLPLFFFFLFFWTCFSKPITYPRQTNLLLPSDAISILSFKSKADLDNKLLYALNERFDYCQWRGVKCAQGRVVRYILQNSGLRGIFSANSLTRLDQLRVLSLHNNSLSGPIPDLSSLYNLKSLFLDRNNFSGAFPPSILLLHRITSLDLSYNDLTGPIPANLTALDRLNILRLQWNRFNGTLPPLNQSFLLIFNVSGNNLTGKIPVTPTLSKFNTTAFSLNPNLCGEIINKACTSRAPFFGSSSASGPLGQSAEARGGGGGGGATGGIVVLPPPSSPKKHQRTGVVLGFTIGIALIIFSVLLALALVRKQSGKKRVESKETKPTTASLEVTNSNLGNSKTQVVEEVSDRKIVIPEIQKLKKSGNLVFVAGEVEGYSLEQLMRASAELLGRGTMGTTYKAVLDGKLILTVKRLDAGKTAVTSGEVFERHMDAVGGLRHPNLVPIRAYFQAKGERLVIYDYQPNGSVFNLVHGSRSTRAKPLHWTSCLKIAEDVAQGLAYIHQASRLVHGNLKSSNVLLGTEFEACLTDYCLAVLADSSSTEDPDSAAYKAPEIRKSSRRLTPKTDVYAFGVFLLELLTGKHPSQHPVLVPHDMLEWVRTMREDDGEEYNRLGMLTEVASVCSLTSLEQRPAMWQVLKMIQEIKESAMMEDSASFGYSLQ, from the exons ATGCCCAAAGCCAACTCCCAAGCTTTCCttcctctcttcttcttcttcttgttcttttggACCTGCTTTTCTAAGCCTATTACTTACCCTCGGCAAACCAACTTACTCCTCCCATCCGACGCCATTTCGATCCTCTCCTTTAAATCAAAGGCCGACCTCGACAACAAACTCCTTTACGCGCTCAACGAGCGCTTCGACTACTGCCAATGGCGAGGCGTCAAATGTGCTCAAGGCCGTGTCGTCCGCTACATCCTCCAGAATTCCGGCTTACGTGGCATATTTTCGGCTAACTCCCTCACGCGCCTCGACCAGCTCCGTGTCCTCAGTCTGCACAACAACTCGCTGTCTGGTCCGATCCCCGACTTGTCCTCTCTTTACAACCTTAAATCCCTGTTTTTAGACCGTAACAATTTTTCTGGAGCTTTCCCTCCTTCGATCTTACTTCTTCATAGAATAACTTCCCTCGATCTTTCTTACAATGATTTAACCGGTCCGATTCCGGCTAACTTAACCGCCTTGGACCGGTTAAACATCCTTCGGCTCCAATGGAACCGGTTTAACGGAACGCTTCCTCCTTTAAATCAATCATTTCTACTTATTTTCAACGTTTCAGGCAACAATCTCACCGGAAAAATACCGGTCACGCCGACTTTATCCAAGTTTAATACGACGGCTTTCTCGTTGAACCCTAATTTATGTGGGGAGATCATCAACAAAGCCTGCACTTCACGTGCTCCTTTTTTCGGTTCTTCTTCAGCGTCGGGTCCGCTAGGGCAAAGCGCGGAGGCTCGGGGGGGCGGCGGCGGCGGCGGCGCCACCGGAGGGATTGTAGTTCTACCTCCTCCGTCTTCACCTAAGAAGCACCAGAGAACTGGGGTGGTCTTGGGGTTTACTATCGGCATTGCTTTGATAATATTTTCAGTTTTATTAGCTTTAGCTTTGGTCAGAAAACAAAGCGGTAAAAAGAGAGTAGAgtcaaaagaaacaaagccAACAACAGCTTCATTAGAAGTAACGAACTCAAACCTAGGAAACTCAAAAACCCAAGTAGTTGAAGAAGTTTCGGATAGAAAAATAGTGATACCCGAAATTcaaaagctgaaaaagagTGGGAATTTAGTGTTTGTTGCGGGAGAAGTTGAAGGTTACAGTTTGGAACAATTAATGAGAGCTTCAGCTGAGTTATTAGGGAGGGGTACAATGGGGACCACGTATAAGGCGGTGCTCGACGGGAAGTTGATTTTGACCGTGAAGAGATTGGATGCTGGCAAAACGGCGGTAACCAGCGGTGAAGTTTTTGAGCGGCATATGGATGCTGTTGGAGGGCTTAGACATCCCAATTTGGTGCCGATCAGAGCATATTTCCAAGCCAAAGGAGAAAGGCTTGTAATCTATGATTATCAACCCAATGGAAGCGTTTTCAACCTCGTTCATG GTTCGAGATCAACAAGGGCAAAACCTCTTCATTGGACATCATGTTTGAAGATAGCAGAAGATGTAGCCCAGGGCCTGGCTTACATCCACCAAGCATCAAGGCTCGTCCACGGCAACTTGAAATCCTCCAACGTGCTCCTTGGGACTGAGTTCGAGGCCTGTCTCACAGACTACTGCCTTGCTGTCCTTGCAGACTCTTCTTCCACAGAAGATCCTGATTCTGCAGCCTATAAAGCTCCTGAGATTCGAAAATCCAGCCGCAGACTCACCCCCAAGACTGATGTTTATGCTTTCGGTGTATTCCTGCTGGAGCTTTTGACGGGTAAACATCCATCGCAACATCCGGTGCTCGTGCCCCATGACATGCTGGAATGGGTCAGAACAATGAGGGAAGATGATGGCGAGGAATATAACCGACTTGGAATGCTCACTGAAGTTGCTAGCGTTTGCAGCTTGACGTCGCTGGAGCAGAGGCCGGCAATGTGGCAAGTGTTGAAGATGATACAGGAGATCAAGGAGAGTGCAATGATGGAGGATAGCGCATCATTTGGGTATTCATTACAATAG
- the LOC18611178 gene encoding kinesin-like protein KIN-4A isoform X2 has protein sequence MEAAENCSVKVAVHIRPLIGDERTQGCKESVTVTSGKPQVQIGTHSFTFDHVYGNGGSPSSSMFEECVAPLVDGLFQGYNATVLAYGQTGSGKTYTMGTATKDGCQTGLIPQVMNALFKKIETLKHQTEFQLHVSFIEILKEEVRDLLDSEPVSKSVTPNGNAVKVTVPGRPPIQIRESSNGVITLAGSTEVAVTTLQEMATCLEQGSISRATGSTNMNNQSSRSHAIFTITLEQMCKIQSVSSGNDTLDNDMGEEYLCAKLHLVDLAGSERAKRTGSDGLRLKEGIYINRGLLALGNVISALGDEKKRKEGVHVPYRDSKLTRLLQDSLGGNSKTVMIACISPADINAEESLNTLKYANRARNIQNKPVVNRDLISNEMQKMRQQLQYLQAQLCARGGPTSDMQILKERISWLEATNEDLRRELHEYRSRRAVVECCESDAQEGHSCFMKSDGHKRGFQSMDSSDYQMDEAVSDESPEEIDEVAKELEHALRRNTMDRELIELNKRLEQKESEMKLVGGADAEALKQHFRKKIMELEDEKRIVQIERDRLLVAVENRAAHSDGQMQKTQEMNVQKLKALEAQISDLKKKQENQVELLKQKQRSDEAAKRLQAEIQYIKAQKVQLQHKIKQEAEQFRQWKASREKELLQLRKEGRRNEYERHKLEALNQRQKTVLQRKTEEAAMATKRLKELLEARKSSTRDNSVNHNGHAPNGQSNEKSVRRWLDQELEVMVNVREVRFEYEKQTQVQTALTEELTLLKQVDELSSNGDIPHIVNNGQSRLLSMSPNARMERIASLEHMLSMSSNVLKAMASQLSEAEERERGLVGRGRWNQVRSINDAKNLLQHLFNATAEARCQLQEKDLEIKDLKQQLKDLTALLWQSEAQKKELVKEQKMREQAVAIALATSASGNSRSSSKHFADDLSGPLSPMSLPAPKQLKFTPGVVNGSVRDSAAFLDQSRKMVPVGHLSMKKLTTMGQTGKLWRWKRSHHQWLLQFRWKWQKPWKLSEWIKHSDETIMRSRPRAQALIELI, from the exons ATGGAAGCAGCAGAGAATTGCTCGGTGAAAGTCGCAGTTCATATTAGGCCGTTAATCGGCGACGAACGAACTCAAGGTTGTAAAGAATCTGTTACTGTTACTAGTGGAAAGCCTCAG GTGCAAATTGGGACACATTCATTTACGTTTGATCATGTTTACGGAAATGGTGGTTCTCCTTCATCTTCCATGTTCGAAGAATGCGTTGCTCCTCTTGTTGATGGTTTATTCCAAGGATACAATGCTACTGTACTTGCTTATGGTCAG ACAGGATCTGGGAAGACATATACCATGGGGACAGCCACGAAAGATGGTTGCCAAACAGGATTGATTCCTCAAGTTATGAATGCATTGTTCAAGAAAATTGAAACGTTGAAGCACCAAACAGAGTTTCAGCTGCATGTTTCCTTCATAGAG ATCCTGAAGGAAGAAGTGAGGGATTTACTGGATTCTGAACCTGTAAGCAAATCCGTTACTCCTAATGGAAATGCTGTGAAAGTTACAGTTCCAGGAAGGCCACCAATACAAATTCGTGAATCATCAAATGGAGTTATAACACTAGCTGGATCAACCGAAGTTGCAGTCACCACACTGCAAGAAATGGCTACTTGCCTGGAGCAAGGATCAATAAGTAGGGCAACGGGGAGCACAAATATGAATAACCAGTCAAG TCGATCCCATGCCATCTTCACGATCACATTAGAACAAATGTGCAAAATCCAATCAGTTTCTTCTGGTAATGACACTCTGGACAATGATATGGGTGAAGAGTATTTATGTGCAAAGCTCCATTTGGTGGATCTTGCTGGATCTGAACGAGCAAAAAGAACAGGTTCTGATGGTCTTCGGTTAAAAGAAG GTATTTATATTAATAGAGGGCTTCTTGCACTTGGCAATGTCATCAGCGCCCTTGGGGATGAGAAAAAGCGTAAAGAAGGCGTGCATGTTCCTTACCGAGATAGTAAACTGACTCGACTTTTACAG GATTCACTTGGTGGAAACAGCAAAACTGTTATGATAG CTTGTATCAGTCCAGCAGACATCAATGCAGAGGAAAGTCTTAACACTCTGAAATATGCTAATCGTGCTCGCAATATCCAGAATAAGCCTGTT GTGAATAGAGATTTAATATCCAATGAGATGCAAAAAATGCGTCAGCAGCTACAGTACTTACAAGCACAACTTTGTGCTCGTGGAGGACCTACATCAGATATGCAG ATTCTCAAAGAAAGAATTTCTTGGCTGGAGGCTACTAATGAGGATCTTCGTCGAGAACTTCATGAATACCGCAGCAGACGTGCTGTTGTAGAGTGTTGTGAAAGTGATGCTCAA GAAGGCCActcatgttttatgaaaagTGATGGACATAAGAGGGGCTTTCAGAGTATGGACTCATCTGATTATCAAATGGATGAAGCCGTGTCAG ACGAAAGTCCTGAAGAAATTGATGAAGTCGCAAAAGAGTTGGAGCATGCACTTCGGAGGAATACCATGGATAGAGAGTTGATTGAGTTAAACAAGCGCTTGGAGCAGAAAGAG TCTGAGATGAAACTTGTTGGAGGAGCTGACGCTGAAGCACTAAAACAGCACTTTCGGAAGAAAATCATGGAACTTGAGGATGAAAAAAGAATTGTGCAG ATAGAGAGAGATCGTTTGTTAGTTGCAGTTGAGAACCGTGCTGCTCATTCTGATGGACAAATGCAAAAAACTCAAGAGATGAATGTGCAGAAACTTAAAGCCCTTGAGGCACAG ATTTCTGATCTCAAGAAGAAACAGGAAAACCAGGTTGAGCTCTTAAAGCAAAAGCAAAGAAGTGATGAAGCAGCAAAACGGTTGCAAGCAGAAATACAGTACATTAAGGCACAAAAA GTTCAATTGCAGcacaaaataaaacaagagGCAGAACAATTTCGACAATGGAAGGCCTCTCGTGAGAAGGAATTGCTGCAG CTTAGAAAAGAGGGAAGGAGGAATGAATATGAAAGGCATAAACTTGAAGCATTGAATCAACGCCAAAAAACG GTTCTTCAAAGGAAAACAGAAGAAGCAGCAATGGCGACCAAAAGGCTGAAAGAGTTGTTAGAAGCACGAAAATCTTCCACACGTGACAATTCAG TTAATCACAATGGACATGCACCAAATGGACAG AGCAATGAAAAATCTGTGCGAAGGTGGCTTGATCAAGAGCTAGAGGTAATGGTGAATGTGCGTGAAGTTCGTTTTGAATATGAGAAACAGACCCAAGT GCAAACTGCTCTGACAGAGGAGTTAACTTTATTGAAACAAGTCGATGAGTTGTCTTCAAACGGTGACATTCCTCACATAGTAAACAATGGACAGTCTAG ATTGTTATCTATGTCACCAAATGCGAGAATGGAAAGAATAGCTTCCCTTGAGCACATGCTTAGCATGTCTTCAAATGTGCTCAAGGCAATGGCTTCACAATTGTCAGAGGCAGAAGAAAGGGAGCGTGGTTTGGTTGGTCGTGGGCGGTGGAATCAAGTGCGCTCAATAAATGATGCAAAGAACTTGCTTCAACACTTGTTTAATGCTACTGCAGAAGCAAG ATGCCAGTTGCAGGAGAAAGATTTGGAGATTAAGGACCTCAAACAGCAACTGAAGGATCTCACAGCCCTATTATGGCAAAGTGAGGCGCAGAAAAAAGAGCTTGTGAAGGAGCAAAAGATGAGGGAGCAAGCTGTTGCTATTGCTCTTGCTACATCAGCTTCG GGGAACTCTCGCAGTTCATCAAAACACTTTGCGGATGATTTGAGCGGTCCCCTTTCACCAATGTCACTCCCAGCCCCCAAGCAACTGAAATTTACACCTGGGGTTGTTAATGGGTCTGTTAGAGACTCAGCAGCATTTCTAGATCAGTCACGAAAG ATGGTACCAGTTGGACATTTGTCAATGAAGAAATTGACAACCATGGGACAAACCGGAAAACTCTGGAGGTGGAAGAGAAGTCATCACCAGTGGTTGCTTCAATTCAGATGGAAATGGCAGAAGCCATGGAAACTCTCAGAATGGATCAAACACAGTGATGAGACAATCATGAGATCAAGGCCTCGTGCACAGGCTCTGATTGAACTGATATAA